A genomic window from Aricia agestis chromosome 8, ilAriAges1.1, whole genome shotgun sequence includes:
- the LOC121729685 gene encoding retinol dehydrogenase 12-like → MPLFSGRCYSQAKLIGKTAIITGCNTGIGKETALDFFKRGAKVIMACRSKERAEEAKKSIESICKDLPNTGSLVIEECDLSSLQSIRDFSKKILDREPEVNILVNNAGVMWCPKSETKDGFETQFGTNHLGHFLLTMLLLPRIRNSTPARIVIVSSRAHTSGDIYFDDFNFEKRNYSPHYAYAQSKLANVLFSRELAKKLKANNIEGVNTYSLHPGVIKTELGRHLDKTVFSGARKLFGIVFGPFVKSVELGAQTTIYCAVDEKCAGETGLYYSDCTPINPCSKALNDEYAEKLWQKSVELVGLGDYNPFTAQDPGLAK, encoded by the exons atgccTTTATTTAGCGGCCGCTGTTACAGCCAAGCAAAATTAATAGGAAAAACTGCTATCATAACAGGATGCAATACAGGAATTGGAAAAGAAACTGCCCTTGATTTCTTCAAAAGAG GTGCTAAGGTGATTATGGCATGTAGGAGTAAAGAAAGAGCAGAAGAAGCTAAAAAAAGTATCGAAAGTATTTGCAAAGATTTACCTAACACAGGCAGTCTGGTTATTGAGGAATGTGATCTTTCCTCCTTACAATCAATTcgagatttttcaaaaaaaattctTGATAGGGAACCGGAAGTTAATATCCTTGTAAACAATGCTGGAGTTATGTGGTGCCCcaaaagtgaaacaaaagacgGGTTTGAAACTCAATTTGGAACAAATCACTTGGGCCATTTTCTATTGACTATGCTGCTTCTGCCTCGCATCAGAAACAGTACACCAGCAAGAATTGTCATTGTGTCTTCTAGGGCTCATACTA GTGGGGATATCTACTTTGATGactttaattttgaaaaaagaaACTACAGCCCTCATTATGCTTATGCACAAAGTAAACTGGCGAATGTTCTATTTTCTAGAGAACTTGCTAAAAAGCTCAAG GCTAACAACATTGAGGGTGTTAACACTTACAGCCTGCATCCAGGTGTAATAAAAACGGAGCTAGGAAGACATTTGGACAAGACTGTATTTTCGGGGGCAAGAAAATTATTTGGCATAGTTTTTGGTCCATTTGTAAAATCGGTTGAATTGGGTGCACAAACAACTATTTATTGTGCTGTTGATGAGAAATGTGCTGGGGAAACTGGCTTATATTacag TGACTGCACACCTATAAATCCCTGTTCAAAAGCTTTGAATGATGAGTATGCTGAGAAGTTGTGGCAAAAATCAGTTGAACTCGTCGGCCTGGGAGATTATAATCCATTCACTGCCCAAGATCCGGGACTAgctaaataa